The Lathyrus oleraceus cultivar Zhongwan6 chromosome 5, CAAS_Psat_ZW6_1.0, whole genome shotgun sequence genome includes the window GTAGGACATAAAGTAAGGATTAGATCCACAACTGTGTGAGCCTATTTCTTCCGCCATCATAAATGTTTCTCCATCTAAACCACAACTGTAAATTTTTTGTTCCGTAGAAAAAACCAAATCCTTGCCATTCATGATAGTAAATCCGGTAACATGAGCATCTTTCTCTTTTAACCCCAATGCATTCACTCTCACCTTCAAAATCTTTTGCCATAAACATGACTTGTAATCTTTTAAAAACCAAATAGTGAAAACAGACCTTGTTGATTTCACTAAGCAAATAGAACGGTTGGAACTTGTCACTTTGCCCCAATTAAATATGCCCATGTTACACTCCGCGTGAAAACCTTTTATAGCTTCCCTTGGCAACTTAATAATAGTTGAAGTTCCTTTCACAAAATCATAAGCCATTATGTATGGCTTATAAAAAGGACTAAATCTAGTAAAGTAATTAGAGCAATCTGAAATGAAATGAAGTGCTCCATTGTGAAACACCGACATCTCAAATTTCATATTTCTACCACCACATAAAAAGTTGTTTTCCATGGTTCTCCACACACCTTCTTTTCCATGATAAATATTGCATACATAACTATTTGGCGACCAATCCAGTGTGTTTTCAAAAAGAAATATCAAGTAATCATCTGAAGAGTCATCCGAGCAATTTAACATGAGATTTATGTTAGAAAACCTGTGATTTTTTCTAAGTGACTCCGGACTAGGAATAGAAAAGAAAGACTTTGTAATTGGATTGCAAATAAACAATTCAACAGGATCATCATTAATAGTATAACAAAGAAGCAAACCATTACTAGAAGCTACAACAATAGCTGAATTAGATAGAAATGTCAGAATATTGTTAGGAACACAAGAAAATTGTTGCTCTTTAGGTAAATGGTGCAACTCGATCCTTTTTTGATACCTTTGACTTATTTGATCATGTTGGAGGAAGAAACATGTATCACTCTTCACTAACATATTACAAAACTGTTTTGTTTTGAAATGAGATTCTTCTTGAAATTTGGAGAATGAACTACAAGTTAACTTAAATTTAAAAATGGTTTTTGCAGGTAACCAAGAAAATATCTCATAAGCAATGTCTTCTTGAGACACTTCCACTTTAAATAAGAATGCAAAAATTGAAGGATGAAAAATTgatgaagattagaaaaatagAAAAAGTAACATAGGACAAACAAACGAATGCAAGATGTGTATGATAGTAAGAGTTGTGTTAATTGACATATATATAATAGTGCTACTGAAAATACAGATATTAAGAGAGGTATGAGTGTCTTGGGGCCAAAGATTTGGTTGTTTATATTCAAAAGTATTAATGGCAACAAACTTGGAAAGTAAGTAAATTAAATTAAATAGCTTTTAATTCTTCTGATTTATTGATTGAATAATTTTCTTGATTTGTTGAAAAACGTGTGTTAGGGTGATGAATATGATATGTGATTGATTTACTTAATATATGTTAATCATATTTCATTTTATATAATGATAGGAATTAGATTTGTATGTTAATAATGTATTTTTTTCTATATTTATATTCAATTAAGATTAAAGTGACAACGTCACATGTATCCTTTTTCTTATAAGAATATAATTGAATTTATATATGTTATTGTTAAATGTTTattgaaaaataattataaaaagAAATGTAATATACTAACTGTAAATAGAAAAAAGTTAATAAAATATTATAAGTAGAAATATAAAATTTATTGTTGGTTGAAGACTTACATTActaattgattaaatatttttTCATAATTAAATTCTATTTGGAATAGGTTAAATACATTTCTTTATCAACTAGATATCATCTATGTTTGATTAAAATTTAAAATACAACTGATGTTAAAATTCTTCTTCAAATTTTTTAATACTTTTGAATATATAAAGCTAAATTTAAATTCATAGTTTCTAATCCAGGTAGAGATGTGAACTATTTTTATGAAAACACTCTTGAATGTATAATAAATGCATAAAG containing:
- the LOC127079868 gene encoding F-box protein At5g49610-like, with amino-acid sequence MSINAQDIVTSDPLEVSQEDIAYEIFSWLPAKTIFKFKLTCSSFSKFQEESHFKTKQFCNMLVKSDTCFFLQHDQISQRYQKRIELHHLPKEQQFSCVPNNILTFLSNSAIVVASSNGLLLCYTINDDPVELFICNPITKSFFSIPSPESLRKNHRFSNINLMLNCSDDSSDDYLIFLFENTLDWSPNSYVCNIYHGKEGVWRTMENNFLCGGRNMKFEMSVFHNGALHFISDCSNYFTRFSPFYKPYIMAYDFVKGTSTIIKLPREAIKGFHAECNMGIFNWGKVTSSNRSICLVKSTRSVFTIWFLKDYKSCLWQKILKVRVNALGLKEKDAHVTGFTIMNGKDLVFSTEQKIYSCGLDGETFMMAEEIGSHSCGSNPYFMSYSNTLRPCGTNVQTMPC